GCTGTGTTCGTAATCAACATACCCTTCGGATACTGGAGGGGTAATGTTGAAAAGCTCTCCAGGCAGTGGTTTCTGGCAGTCCACGTTCCCGTACCGATGGTGATTGCCATACGATTTCTTTCCGGTTTGGGGTGGAGCATTCTGAGCTTTCCCGTTCTGATTGCAGCCTTTTTTACTGGACAGTTTGCAGGAGGCAGAATTCACAGATTCATGGAAAAAAGATGCAGTGCCACCTCATGCCTGGTTATGGATGTGATAAGAAACCTGGGTTAAGTTTTTTATTACTGCAAATTTTTGTGCCCGGTTGTTAGGCTATCACATCGAACCTCTGATCGGCTGTAAAATAAGGGTCGGAAGTGGGTTCACCACGATAGAACTGTCACCCATCCCTCAACAACGACTTTTTCGCCAGCGTAACACTTAACATCAAGCCTGTATCTGTTATTTTCTTTTTCAACGACCTCGCCAACGACCCTCACCGTATCGCCAACTCTAACAGGAGCGGTGTACCTGAAGTGTGTCTCGAGCAGAACTATCAGTCCCGGCATTCTGGCCACGGCCGCAGAAACCAGACTTGTCGTCAGCATTCCGTGTGCAACCCTTCCACCAAACTTGGTTTTGCTCGCAACCCCGTCGTCAAAATGCACGGGATTAAGGTCTCCGGAAACCAGTCCGAACATCTGAACGTCAACCTCACAAATTTTCTTCTCGTACTGAATTCTGTATCCGATATCCGGTGTTCCATCAAACTTTCTAAAATCCTTTACTTCTCCTCCATTTTTTCTGTAAAGCTCAACAACTTCCTCCATAACATCACCTCAACGTACTCGGGTTGGCTACTGTGACACTTGTCTGACATTAACATTTTTCTGTCTTTCGCTTGGCAAAAATGGTAGCAATAAAAAATTAAATAATCAGTCTTGCTGTCTGAGCAATCTTCTGATAATTTTGCCCGTCGGGGTTCTTGGCAGTGGTTTGTCGGTGAACTCAAGTATCCTGGGAAGTTTGTATCTGGCAATATGCTTCTCCAAAAACGCCAGTATCTCCTCCCTCAGCTTTTCATCTGGTTGATACCCCTCCTTTACTCTGACTATCGCTTTAACTACCTGACCTCTCAGCCCTTCCGGATCGGGAACGCCTATCACAGCACACTCAAGCACCGCAGGATGCTGATTCAGAGGCTGCTCGATCTCATCGGGACCTATTCTGTACCCGCTGGACTTTATGAGGTCATCATCTCGTGAGACAAAGTATATGTATCCATTCTCGTCTTTTCTGACAAAATCGCCGAGCACATTCCATCCGTTTTTAACGCTCTTCATCTGTTTCTCCTCAAGATTTCTCGATGGATGGTTCCAGTATCTGATCCCTGTAGGTCCTTTGATGTACAGACTCCCCACCTCATCGGGCTGACACTCCTTACCCGTTTCGGGGTCGACCACCTTTGCAATGTATCCTGGCACTGGATATCCAATGCTTCCCGCCACTGGCTTTGGTGCGCAGGCGTTGGCAATGCAGATGTGTAACATTTCTGTCGCTCCCAGAGATTCGTAGATGTCCATGCCGAACACCTCCTTCCATCTCCGTGCAGTTTCCGCTCCAAGCGCTTCTCCACCACCAGTAAAGAGTCTGAGACTGCTTATATCGTACTTCTGCAGATACTCTTCAAGCTTCGGGTCGGCCAGAATCATACGGTAGGATGTTGGCAGAGACGAGAACACGGTTATGCCGTGGTCCTCGACATACCTGAAAAAGTTCTCAACACTGAACCTCGGCCATATACTGGCTGCAGCACCGTGGAAATACGGTATGAGACACCCATTTCCGTACCCCATGGCAAAGCTGACTGGAGCGGGCCCTCCAACAACATCCTCGGAAGTGAGCTTCCAGACGTGCTTTCCAACAAGATACACTGAAGAAATAACGTTCTCAACGAAGTGCACACATCCCTTCGGCAAGCCGGTAGTTCCCGATGTGTACAGAATCAGAGCCGGTGTTCCGATTTTAAGCGGAATCGGATCGAATTTTGCGCTCTCCCCGAGAACGTCTGAGAACGGGATGAACCCTTCTCTTTCTCCGTCAAGCACAACCATGGCTTTAGCAGTCTTTATTTCGTCTCTGACCTCATTTACTGCTGGAAAGACTCTTTCATCACCGCTGACAAACAGAACCTTGATTTCCGCATTGTTCGAAACAAACGAGACTTCCTTACCAGCCCACATCGGATTCAATGGTACGGGAATGGCCCCAGCCTTCATTATTCCGAAATTCACAGCTATTGCTTCCGGCATGTTTCTTGTTCTGAAACCCACTCTGTCATACTCCCGAACTCCTACAGACCTCAGGAAGTTCGCTATCCTGTTACTCATCCTGTAGATATCTCTGTAGGTTACCCTTCTGTCCTCAAAGTAAACAGCAACCTTTCTCCCCCTCCCCTCTTTTATATTTCTGTCAAGAATTTCTTCAGCCAGATTGAGCTCTTTCCTCTCTCCGATAAACTCTTTCACTTCATCCGGGATTATTATTTCTGGCCAGGTATTTTCCGGCACCACATACTTATTTACGTCCACAAAATCACCCCTCTTTGTCTAAAACCTCCTTTATCCTTTCAAGCGAGTCAGGATTCTCCAATGCCGATGTATCACCGAGTTCCTTTCCGGCAACAACAGCCTTTATCAGTCTTCTCATGATCTTACCACTCCTGGTTCTCGGCAGATCTGGAGCGAAGACGACTCTCTCCGGTTTGAACGGCTTTCCAAACTCCTTTATTATCATCTCAGTCAACTCCTTCTCGAGCTCCTCACCGGGCTTATATCCGGGCTTCAGGGTCACAAATATCCACACAACCTCCCCTTTGAGCTCGTGAGGTACGCCAACACAGGCGGATTCCTGCACTGCAGGATGGGAGTTGACGATGGTCTCTATTTCTGCAGGGCCCATTCTCTTTCCTGCTACCTTTATGACATCATCCGCTCTGCCGAAGAGGAACCAGAATCCATCCTCATCGATATAGGCCCAGTCCCCGTGATACCACACCCCCTTCCATCTGCTCCAGTATGTCTTCAGGTATCTCTCGGGGTCTTTCCAGAACCCCCTGGTCATTGAAGGGGCGGGTTTCTTGCAGACCAGGTAGCCGATCTGCTGTCTGACGGGTCTGCCCTCATCATTGAAAACGTCTATATCCATTCCCAGACCCGGATATCCGAGTGTTGTAGGCTTAAGAGGCATTGCCGGTGAGGGGAGGAGGAAACAGCCGAATATCTCCGTACCTCCCGAGAGGTTTATAATCGGACACCTTTCCTTACCAACCTCTCTGAGCAGCCACATCCAGGTATCGTGGTCTATCGGCTCTCCGGTGTTTCCTGTCGCCTTTAAGCTGCTCAGATCATGCTGCTCGACTATTTCGTTCCCGTACCTTTTGAGCAGTCTGTAAACCGTTGCAGATCCTCCAAGCTGAGTGATTTCGAACTCCTCTATCATGGCCCATATTCTGTCATTCTGGGGATAATCAGGGGCGCCTTCAAACAGCACGTGCGTTCCACCCAAATTCTGGCAGCCGATTATCTGCCACGGCCCCATCATCCAGCCTATATCCGTTATCCAGAGGAAAACGTCATCCGGCTTCAGATCCATGTTGAAAAATATCTCCTTGCTGCTCTGCAGAAGGACGCCAATATGGGACAGCACAACTCCCTTGGGTTTGCCAGTGGTTCCTGAGGTGTAGAGCAGCAATGCTGGATCGTTGGATTCCATTGGAACCGTTTCACACCTGCTGCTTTCTTTAACCTCGTCCCAGTAGACATCCCTCCCTTCCTTCATTTCTACATCGGTTCCGGCTCTGTTAACGACCACAACTTTCTCAACTCCTGTGTTCTCCAGAGCTTTGTCGAGTTCGGGCTTGAGCGGTACCGGTTTCCCTCTTCTGTAGCTTGCATCTGCCGTAACAACGACCTTCGCTTCCGAGTCGATCAGTCTCGTGGCTATTGCGGAACTGCTGTAGCCCGAAAATATTGGCATTGACACAGCACCAATCTTCATCGCTGCAAGGAGTGTTACAACAGTCTCCGGGAACATCGGAAGATACATTGCGACCACGTCACCCTTTTTCACTCCAAATGACTTGAAGGCGTTGGCCAGCCTGTTTACCTCTCTGTAGAGCTCAAGATACGTGTATTTCCTTACCTCCCCATCTTCTCCCTGCCAGATAAATGCCAGTTTGTTCCTCTTTCCCCTGTGCTTGTCAAGAGTGTTGTATGCGACGTTTGTTCTTCCGTTGACGAACCAGTTTGTCCACTCTACACCTTTTGACATATCGTATACCTTCTCATACGGCTCAAACCACTCGATGTTCAGCCACTCTACCGCTTTACTCCACCACCACTCAATGTCCTCCGTTGACCTCTTCACCATCTCCCTGTAGTCTGAAAATCCCTCCTCATCCATGAACCGCTTAACGTTCGACGCTTCAACCAGATCTTTTGGCGGATGCCATACAAAACCCATCTTCACCACCTTAAAAAATAAAATTAAACAACACCTTTATTTTTGAGATCTTCAAGCTTTTTACCGGATATGCCAAGATATTTTCCGTAAATATACTCGTTGTCAGCACCAATTGGTCTGCAGACCCATTTCACCCTACCGGGCGTTCTTGACATGAATCTAAGGGTGGAATTCGGAACGAGAACTTCACCATAATGCGGATCTTTGAGTTTTACGAACATTCTTTTAACCCTGAAATGCTCAACCTCAAGCACCTCCTTGGGAGAATTGAGTCTTCCAGTCACCACGGTTCCCTTCTTATCCGGCTTCCTTGAGTATTCTGTAACCATTTCCAGAAGTTCCGCCGCAGTGTAGTTCATCGTAAACTTTTCAATCTCGTGCTGTATCTTCGGCTGGTTTTCGGGTGTGAGCCTTTCCTTAATCGTCGGGAATTGTTGCTGCAGATCCGGACGGTTCATTATCTCACAGAGCGCTGCCCAGTTTGGATCGGTGAATCCAGACATAAAGGTGTAACCATCCTTGCATCTTACATACGTGTATGGAAAGACGGCGTAATCAAAGTTTCCTGCCCTCACCATCTTGTTCTTGGTGAGGTGGAAATACTGCATCAGGTAGTTGGATATCGCAAGCATCCCCTCGGGTGGTGCAGCATCAATGAGCTGCCCTTTTCCAGTTTTTCTCTTGTAAAACATCGCCAGCAATATGCCAAAAGCTGCCCAAGCTCCCCCGACATACCATCCCATCCAGTTTCCGTGCTTCAGAGGTTTCTTGTATTCCTGTGGAACTTCGGGATCGAGTTCGGGCTCACCTGTTACGGACATCACAACTCCCCTCGCCTGATCCGTAAGATCGTAGTCGGGCTGATTTACCCTCTCTTTTGCGTCCTTTCCAAACTGGCCATAGGTGTTTACAGCACAGTAAATCAGGCCGGGGTTAATCTCTCTGAGCTGCTTGTATCCTATACCGAGAGAATCCATATATCCCGGCTTGAACGATTCTATGAGCACATCTGCCTTTTTTACGAGCCTTTTCAGGAGTTTTCTTCCATCCTCCTTCTCTATGTTCAGGGTTATGTGGAACTTGTTTCTCCCTTCGGTCAGATAGGCCAGACCAGCATCCTTTACCATAATCCCAAAAGGTGTCATCTTCCTCGCTATATCTCCCTCCGGGGGTTCTATCCTGATCACCTCTGCCCCAAGCTCCGCAAGAATCGATGAGGCGAAAAGTCCGGCATAGTTGCCGTAGCTCATATCCAGAACGACCATATCGTCAATAGCCTCAGGCTTCCTCATAACATCGTCAGGATTCGTTTCCTGGTAGATGTACCTTGCATACTGAGGATCAAGGGCCATTCCAACAATAGTTTTCTCCTCCATCAGCATCACCTCACGGGAACTTCAGACCTTTCTTTCCGTCCCAATCCGGAGGCGGACACTGTGGTTTCACATCGGGATTCCATCTGTAGATCACGCCCTCCTCGTATAGCTGTTCGATCTCATCCATACTGAGACCCAGATATTTTGTCAGAACGAATTCATTATCGAAGCCAATCGGTCTCGCTCCCCACTTGAGTCTTGAAGGCGTCTCCATTCTTGGTGGATAGCATGGCTCCACGAACTCCCCATACAGAGGGTCGTCGTAGGCCATAATTGCTCCTCTTTCCCTGAGGTGTTCGCTGTAGTACGCCTCTTCAGCATCAACCACATGTGTAGCTGCAAACCCGTATTTTTCTGCAAGATCCTCTATCTCCTTTACGCTCTTGTTCTTGGCCCACTCGGCTATCTCCTTCAGAATCAGCCTTGCATTTTCGTCTTTCAGCCTCTCAAGCGGGTCTGCAAACCTTTCGTAAAGATCCATTCTTTCCATCGCCTGACACAGTCCCTTAAACTCCTCTTCACTGAAGGCCACAATGGCAACCCATCCATCCCTGCAGTCAAACAGGTCCGAAGGGCAGATCGCAGGGTCTCTGTTCCCCATCCGCTCTCTGTTCTCTCCTGTCA
The DNA window shown above is from Archaeoglobus neptunius and carries:
- a CDS encoding MaoC family dehydratase codes for the protein MEEVVELYRKNGGEVKDFRKFDGTPDIGYRIQYEKKICEVDVQMFGLVSGDLNPVHFDDGVASKTKFGGRVAHGMLTTSLVSAAVARMPGLIVLLETHFRYTAPVRVGDTVRVVGEVVEKENNRYRLDVKCYAGEKVVVEGWVTVLSW
- a CDS encoding acyl-CoA synthetase, whose translation is MDVNKYVVPENTWPEIIIPDEVKEFIGERKELNLAEEILDRNIKEGRGRKVAVYFEDRRVTYRDIYRMSNRIANFLRSVGVREYDRVGFRTRNMPEAIAVNFGIMKAGAIPVPLNPMWAGKEVSFVSNNAEIKVLFVSGDERVFPAVNEVRDEIKTAKAMVVLDGEREGFIPFSDVLGESAKFDPIPLKIGTPALILYTSGTTGLPKGCVHFVENVISSVYLVGKHVWKLTSEDVVGGPAPVSFAMGYGNGCLIPYFHGAAASIWPRFSVENFFRYVEDHGITVFSSLPTSYRMILADPKLEEYLQKYDISSLRLFTGGGEALGAETARRWKEVFGMDIYESLGATEMLHICIANACAPKPVAGSIGYPVPGYIAKVVDPETGKECQPDEVGSLYIKGPTGIRYWNHPSRNLEEKQMKSVKNGWNVLGDFVRKDENGYIYFVSRDDDLIKSSGYRIGPDEIEQPLNQHPAVLECAVIGVPDPEGLRGQVVKAIVRVKEGYQPDEKLREEILAFLEKHIARYKLPRILEFTDKPLPRTPTGKIIRRLLRQQD
- a CDS encoding AMP-binding protein, with amino-acid sequence MGFVWHPPKDLVEASNVKRFMDEEGFSDYREMVKRSTEDIEWWWSKAVEWLNIEWFEPYEKVYDMSKGVEWTNWFVNGRTNVAYNTLDKHRGKRNKLAFIWQGEDGEVRKYTYLELYREVNRLANAFKSFGVKKGDVVAMYLPMFPETVVTLLAAMKIGAVSMPIFSGYSSSAIATRLIDSEAKVVVTADASYRRGKPVPLKPELDKALENTGVEKVVVVNRAGTDVEMKEGRDVYWDEVKESSRCETVPMESNDPALLLYTSGTTGKPKGVVLSHIGVLLQSSKEIFFNMDLKPDDVFLWITDIGWMMGPWQIIGCQNLGGTHVLFEGAPDYPQNDRIWAMIEEFEITQLGGSATVYRLLKRYGNEIVEQHDLSSLKATGNTGEPIDHDTWMWLLREVGKERCPIINLSGGTEIFGCFLLPSPAMPLKPTTLGYPGLGMDIDVFNDEGRPVRQQIGYLVCKKPAPSMTRGFWKDPERYLKTYWSRWKGVWYHGDWAYIDEDGFWFLFGRADDVIKVAGKRMGPAEIETIVNSHPAVQESACVGVPHELKGEVVWIFVTLKPGYKPGEELEKELTEMIIKEFGKPFKPERVVFAPDLPRTRSGKIMRRLIKAVVAGKELGDTSALENPDSLERIKEVLDKEG
- a CDS encoding CoA transferase, which produces MEEKTIVGMALDPQYARYIYQETNPDDVMRKPEAIDDMVVLDMSYGNYAGLFASSILAELGAEVIRIEPPEGDIARKMTPFGIMVKDAGLAYLTEGRNKFHITLNIEKEDGRKLLKRLVKKADVLIESFKPGYMDSLGIGYKQLREINPGLIYCAVNTYGQFGKDAKERVNQPDYDLTDQARGVVMSVTGEPELDPEVPQEYKKPLKHGNWMGWYVGGAWAAFGILLAMFYKRKTGKGQLIDAAPPEGMLAISNYLMQYFHLTKNKMVRAGNFDYAVFPYTYVRCKDGYTFMSGFTDPNWAALCEIMNRPDLQQQFPTIKERLTPENQPKIQHEIEKFTMNYTAAELLEMVTEYSRKPDKKGTVVTGRLNSPKEVLEVEHFRVKRMFVKLKDPHYGEVLVPNSTLRFMSRTPGRVKWVCRPIGADNEYIYGKYLGISGKKLEDLKNKGVV